From the Acidovorax sp. NCPPB 3576 genome, the window GGCGTGGCGGCCTGGGACGCGGGCTGGCTGGCCACGGGCGGCAACGCCACCGGATCGGACGCCGGGCGCCCCCAGAACCACCAGGCCGCGCCCGCGCCCAGCGCGCCAGCGACCAGCACCCACGGAATCCAGGCGCGCGAAGCCTGCTGCGCGGGCCGCAACTCCACCGTGTCACGTTCAGGCATGAATGCCTCCTTTTCTCGGGTTTCGGGAAAGCCGCGGTAGAAAGACAAGACGCCCCCGCGGCCGCCCATCGATTGGAAGCGATGGACTCCGCCGGGCCGTAACGCCGTGTGACGGGACCGGACACCGATGGCATCGGCATGTCTTGGCACCGCGCGGTGGCCGGTGGAAGCCGGCCGGGGTCCATGCCAGGGACGGAGGGCCTGCAGCCCACCACCCGCCAGCCCTTCAGCGAGCGGCGTGCGGCTGCGGGTGTTCCAGGCCGCCCAGCCACCCCATGGCATCGGTCAGTTCGGCCTGCCGGATCTCATGCGCGCCGGGGTATTCGCGGTAGGTCAGGTCCAGTGAAAGCCCTTGGGCATGGTCGCGGATGGCGTGCGCGTGGGCCAGGGGAATCACGTTGTCCTGCACGCCGTGGCTCACCCAGAGCAGCTTGCCGCGCATGGCCTCGGCGGCGGCTGCAAAAGGCATTGCCTGGGGCAGCAACCGGCTGTGCCACACCATGGCGGCGTGCAGCAGTTCCGGCCGGGTGAACAGCAGGGACAAAGCCATGATGCCGCCCTGGCTGAATCCGCCCAGCACCACCCGCTCGGGCGGCACACCCAGTTGCAACGCGGCGGCTTCGACGGTCAGCGCCACCAGC encodes:
- a CDS encoding alpha/beta hydrolase, whose translation is MLDLPLPFLNRPAAPHTASPWLLVLMHGVGSNEGDLFGLAPHVPSHFHVVSLRAPHTMGPGAHAWFEFSVLPDGSRSINEPQEAASRSLVALTVEAAALQLGVPPERVVLGGFSQGGIMALSLLFTRPELLHAAMVWHSRLLPQAMPFAAAAEAMRGKLLWVSHGVQDNVIPLAHAHAIRDHAQGLSLDLTYREYPGAHEIRQAELTDAMGWLGGLEHPQPHAAR